Proteins from one Periplaneta americana isolate PAMFEO1 chromosome 6, P.americana_PAMFEO1_priV1, whole genome shotgun sequence genomic window:
- the LOC138702036 gene encoding UNC93-like protein MFSD11, with protein sequence MALDKRFLNVILLGFAFMFVFTAFQTMGNIEKTILESINAEDPSFEGDGYTSLAVIYAVFAVCNWLAPSIISVTGPKIAMLIGAVTYCLFIASFLLPRTWLLYLASCVMGFGAAVIWTGQGNYLTLNSDSTTISRNSGIFWAMLQASMFLGNLFVYFQFQGKTQIDADTRLIVFIVLLVVAAVGIVFLLLLRPAQRADGELERREEGGPLNALKRAFVLLLTKEMLLLSITFFYTGIELSFFSGVYSPSIGFTKRMGENVKQLVGLSGIFIGLGEVVGGAFFGIMGPKTIRWGRDPIVMVGFLIHMASFFLIFLNLPNSSPFGDTDEAAFITSNAYVAILCSFLLGFGDSCYNTQIYSILGGVFPEDSAPAFALFKFTQSVAAAASFFYSSHLGLHAQLGILVVLAVVGTISFCFVEWAARSKKSKGYNGAIDDPDLSDGTMPNNR encoded by the exons AAAACAATTTTAGAAAGTATCAATGCAGAGGATCCCAGTTTCGAGGGAGATGGTTACACAAGCTTGGCTGTCATATACGCTGTATTTGCAGTTTGCAACTGGCTTGCGCCTTCCATCATTAGTGTTACTGGACCCAAGATAGCTATGTTGATTGGAGCAGTAACATATTG TCTGTTCATTGCATCATTTCTCCTTCCAAGAACATGGCTCTTGTATTTGGCATCGTGTGTGATGGGATTTGGTGCTGCTGTCATCTGGACAGGTCAAGGCAACTACCTAACTCTGAATTCAGATTCAACAACAATATCCAGAAATTCTGGTATTTTCTGGGCGATGCTACAGGCCAG CATGTTTCTTGGAAATCTCTTTGTGTATTTCCAATTTCAAGGAAAAACACAGATAGACGCTGACACTCGTCTCATTGTTTTCATAGTGCTACTAGTTGTAGCTGCAGTTGGAATTGTATTCCTATTACTTTTGCGACCTGCTCAGCGTGCAGATGGGGAACTGGAACGAAGAGAAGAAGGTGGACCACTAAATGCATTGAAAAGAGCATTTGTTCTCTTACTTACTAAAGAAATGTTACTGCTAAGCATAACATTCTTCTACACAG GTATAGAATTGTCGTTCTTCAGTGGTGTATACAGTCCTAGCATCGGTTTTACAAAAAGGATGGGCGAAAATGTCAAACAGCTAGTTGGCTTGTCAGGAATTTTTATTGGATTAGGAGAAGTTGTAG GTGGTGCTTTTTTTGGAATAATGGGACCAAAGACAATACGATGGGGCCGAGATCCGATTGTGATGGTTGGATTTCTTATCCATATGGCTTCATTCTTcctcattttcttaaatttgcCTAATTCTTCTCCTTTTGGAGACACTGACGAAGCAGCTTTCATAACAagcaa tgCATATGTGGCCATCTTATGCAGTTTCTTGCTTGGATTTGGAGACAGTTGCTACAACACACAAATATATTCTATACTGGGCGGTGTCTTCCCAGAAGATAGCGCACCTGCCTTTGCTCTCTTCAAATTCACACAG tccgTAGCTGCAGCTGCCAGTTTCTTCTACAGCAGTCACTTGGGACTTCATGCTCAGCTCGGAATCCTTGTAGTTCTTGCCGTAGTTGGCACCATCTCATTTTGTTTTGTGGAATGGGCAGCTAGATCAAAGAAATCAAAAGGTTATAATGGGGCAATTGATGACCCAGATCTGTCAGATGGAACCATGCCCAACAACAGGTAA